A section of the Acidobacterium capsulatum ATCC 51196 genome encodes:
- a CDS encoding ArdC family protein: MATSTVNSTAATANNSAARSRNESQRKYRSDSPYQQRTTQRDNPTQMLIKQAVDHLIQQLEAGKSESLTAYLKAMARFHNYSFGNVLSIARQKPNATRVAGIRAWNELGRFVKKGEKGIQILAPVVGHRRKKTEPEQDAETENNVKPQPVLIGFRAVYVFDVSQTEGVALPEFDHNISGEVGGHRDRLMDFLNQQNIALEFNEKIAPALGVSYGGKIALLPGQSKAEEFTTLVHETAHELLHKAERRTMTTATVRETEAEAVAFIVGQAIGLEIGNSTADYIQLYHGNAALLTESLEVIQRTSAVILGAIREAAPATESVAVAEVA; the protein is encoded by the coding sequence ATGGCAACCTCTACAGTCAACAGCACAGCCGCAACCGCCAACAATAGCGCAGCCCGCAGCCGCAACGAATCGCAGCGCAAGTATCGCAGTGATTCGCCCTACCAGCAGCGCACCACTCAGCGCGACAACCCCACGCAAATGCTCATCAAGCAGGCCGTGGACCACCTCATCCAGCAGCTTGAGGCAGGGAAAAGCGAATCCCTGACCGCGTACCTGAAGGCGATGGCACGGTTTCATAACTACAGTTTCGGCAATGTACTCTCCATTGCCCGCCAGAAACCCAACGCGACCCGCGTCGCAGGCATTCGCGCATGGAACGAACTGGGCCGGTTCGTGAAGAAAGGCGAGAAAGGCATCCAGATTCTCGCTCCCGTGGTGGGCCATCGGCGGAAGAAGACCGAACCCGAGCAGGACGCGGAAACAGAAAACAACGTTAAGCCTCAACCTGTGTTGATCGGCTTTCGCGCCGTGTATGTGTTTGACGTAAGCCAGACCGAAGGCGTGGCGCTGCCGGAGTTTGACCACAACATCAGCGGCGAAGTGGGCGGCCACCGCGACCGCCTGATGGATTTCCTCAACCAGCAGAACATCGCGCTGGAGTTCAACGAGAAGATCGCCCCAGCCCTTGGCGTGAGCTACGGCGGCAAGATCGCTCTTCTGCCCGGCCAGTCCAAGGCCGAGGAGTTCACCACGCTGGTGCATGAAACGGCGCACGAACTGTTACATAAAGCCGAGCGCCGCACCATGACTACCGCAACCGTCCGCGAGACGGAAGCCGAAGCCGTGGCCTTTATCGTGGGTCAGGCCATCGGGCTGGAGATCGGCAACAGCACCGCCGACTACATCCAGCTTTACCACGGCAACGCGGCGCTGTTGACCGAAAGCCTTGAAGTCATCCAGCGCACTTCCGCCGTGATTCTCGGCGCAATCCGGGAAGCGGCTCCGGCGACCGAAAGCGTGGCCGTCGCGGAGGTGGCCTGA